In Cycloclasticus sp., a single genomic region encodes these proteins:
- a CDS encoding citryl-CoA lyase produces MAKKLSPETKISTTNEQQILVRNKDLVHELIGKVSFTEMFFLHLMQRMPSEGEITVFDSVLVTLMEHGLTPSAIATRLTIMAAPESVQGAISAGLQGIGSGLVGTMEGMAKNLQEIIKAEEGVDAACIRIAQDFKDSGQAIPGFGHPFHKPDDPRTPRLFDIARGAGVEGRYIDVVNTLSEAVDNIYGKHLTINATGAIAVVLSEIDVPWDVMRGIAVVTRSAGLLGHIREEREHPIAPFIYSHIEATVPYAGERQLDE; encoded by the coding sequence ATGGCTAAAAAACTATCACCAGAAACTAAAATTTCGACAACCAACGAACAACAAATTTTGGTACGAAATAAGGATCTCGTTCATGAGCTGATAGGCAAGGTCAGTTTTACAGAGATGTTTTTTTTACACCTAATGCAGCGCATGCCTAGCGAGGGCGAAATAACGGTCTTTGACTCGGTATTGGTCACTCTTATGGAACATGGTTTAACGCCGAGTGCTATTGCGACTCGATTGACCATTATGGCCGCACCTGAGTCCGTGCAGGGAGCTATATCGGCAGGCTTGCAAGGCATTGGTAGCGGTTTGGTGGGTACCATGGAGGGGATGGCCAAAAACTTACAAGAAATCATAAAGGCAGAAGAGGGCGTTGATGCCGCGTGTATACGTATTGCCCAAGATTTTAAGGATTCAGGTCAAGCGATACCGGGGTTTGGTCACCCGTTCCATAAACCAGATGACCCACGAACGCCTCGGCTGTTTGATATAGCCCGTGGTGCAGGTGTAGAAGGACGCTATATTGACGTGGTAAACACCTTGTCTGAGGCGGTAGATAACATCTATGGAAAGCACCTGACTATCAATGCAACGGGCGCAATTGCGGTGGTGTTATCTGAAATAGACGTCCCTTGGGACGTTATGCGTGGTATCGCCGTTGTAACCCGTAGTGCTGGTTTATTGGGTCATATTCGCGAAGAAAGAGAACACCCAATCGCACCGTTTATCTACTCTCATATTGAAGCCACAGTACCTTATGCCGGAGAGCGACAGTTAGACGAGTAG
- a CDS encoding Zn-ribbon domain-containing OB-fold protein, producing the protein MNSQAIEKPLPIADGDSEAFWEGLKTGKLLLQHCCECDHVQYYQQRICRQCQSENLQHRAASGRGTIHSYSVVHRAPGPAFKLDVPYAVLLIDLEEGPRMISSLVGKDFDALNFDIPVKLKTVQIADDSYLPCFELVTE; encoded by the coding sequence ATGAACAGCCAAGCAATAGAAAAACCATTACCTATTGCAGACGGCGATAGCGAGGCATTTTGGGAAGGCTTAAAAACGGGTAAGTTGTTGTTACAGCATTGCTGCGAATGTGACCACGTGCAATATTACCAGCAACGAATTTGCCGCCAATGTCAGTCAGAAAATCTACAACATCGTGCCGCTAGCGGGCGCGGCACTATTCATTCGTATAGCGTTGTGCATCGTGCGCCAGGTCCAGCTTTTAAGCTGGATGTACCTTACGCCGTTCTTCTTATCGATTTAGAAGAAGGCCCGCGAATGATTAGTTCCTTAGTCGGTAAGGATTTTGATGCGCTGAATTTTGATATTCCAGTCAAACTTAAAACGGTGCAAATCGCGGATGATAGCTATCTGCCTTGCTTTGAGTTGGTCACTGAATAA